In the Podospora pseudocomata strain CBS 415.72m chromosome 5, whole genome shotgun sequence genome, one interval contains:
- a CDS encoding hypothetical protein (EggNog:ENOG503NY6Y; COG:S) has translation MEKKRKLPARAAARVEQAAKRRHTDSTPKSVSKSATPTPAPAPQPEPAPVEEVPTPLPKSISAGKPLPIVDSPQPNDLSNKDYQSVTESGVLSESLARSRQQWMSEAIFPKYWSKPVKKKGQIIEEPNNPPKDSMVKLGNVTIIVEPHSFEATMYAVKDPKPPPPPPITQRPVLQYGPPNGVMPPPATPKVTQSAEPPSPAPAPATQPPSQAQTQTKAPSQARPQTQTPTQTPTLPATQPAGANLQGPGQPPTPNQPPAPEVSRMTPTIPAALPRPVASPRGMESVLSPGTVTPQPPARPHITAPFGTQPPRLPPSPNPTMVAGAGAAAFPAGQSPALAKPPMNGAPAAPGTPAQGKPAPGTDPIILMLASRAGTDAELRDLMKRVANGEAAKQELARFQAIIDAITAENKRSGSTAGPSAERLLVDGRTVKYFADEVKAILDIVLTSNAKQTSADLRAPNGCDPLIVALVKKALDDIKTREMVRRVSENKTQFSDATDLKLIIDQLRTALKEKEAHPPKTPASATTPTVAKHTNGVNGSGNNSASSTPVPQTAPQPQQALRSKGPPPPPKPDYSAVLFEFAGGNGDRYMFPKFSILEQMPMSPGAGQQVVASFLVVRRGSKSEYPQADPDQDYYEPLTVRLFAPSGRHLENLFRVVAPQEEVRRYMEGIMETMTRSEYVLLAMRLPRRDGTETEDTEMGGITNGAAKNKEAEMEEREKKPAHQTPSAPQVLWATNPPKIEMTELSSRSRGSGKHPKVEMQELASRSRGLVYNGVEAADEDAQYQSFIATVAGKASRE, from the exons atggagaagaagaggaagcttCCAGCACGCGCTGCCGCCCGGGTTGAGCAGGCTGCCAAACGGAGGCATACCGATTCGACACCAAAGTCCGTCTCCAAATCTGCGACGCCGACACCTGCCCCGGCTCCACAACCAGAACCCGCCCCGGTTGAAGAGGTTCCAACGCCGTTACCGAAATCGATCAGTGCTGGCAAGCCCCTGCCAATTGTTGACTCGCCACAACCAAACGATCTCTCAAATAAGGATTATCAGTCGGTGACAGAAAG TGGTGTCCTTTCCGAGTCTCTCGCACGATCACGGCAGCAATGGATGTCGGAAGCCATATTCCCAAAGTATTGGTCCAAAccggtcaagaagaagggacaAATCATTGAGGAACCGAACAACCCGCCAAAGGACAGCATGGTGAAGCTGGGAAATGTGACCATTATCGTGGAGCCGCACAGTTTCGAGGCAACCATGTATGCTGTCAAGGACCCGAaaccgcctccgcctccaccgaTTACCCAGCGACCAGTTCTGCAATATGGTCCCCCGAATGGGGTCATGCCCCCACCGGCTACCCCAAAAGTGACACAATCTGCCGAGCCGCCGTCTCCTGCTCCAGCGCCAGCGACTCAACCTCCAAGTCAAGCTCAGACACAGACGAAAGCACCAAGTCAGGCGCGACCGCAAACCCAGACACCGACCCAGACTCCCACTCTTCCGGCGACGCAGCCAGCTGGGGCAAATTTGCAAGGACCGGGTCAGCCGCCAACTCCCAATCAACCGCCGGCTCCAGAAGTATCGCGCATGACGCCCACCATACCTGCAGCTCTGCCTAGACCAGTTGCCTCTCCACGAGGCATGGAATCAGTCCTGTCTCCAGGAACAGTCACCCCGCAACCACCAGCGAGGCCACATATTACGGCACCGTTTGGCACCCAGCCGCCACGACTTCCACCTTCGCCCAATCCCACCATGGTGGCGGGCGCAGGCGCTGCGGCTTTCCCTGCCGGGCAAAGCCCCGCGCTGGCTAAACCTCCGATGAATGGTGCTCCGGCAGCCCCAGGGACACCTGCGCAAGGAAAACCGGCGCCGGGAACAGATCCGATCATCTTGATGCTGGCCTCTAGAGCAGGGACTGATGCCGAGCTGCGAGATCTAATGAAGCGTGTCGCCAATGGCGAAGCTGCCAAACAAGAGCTTGCCCGATTCCAGGCCATCATTGATGCCATCACAGCGGAGAATAAGCGCAGCGGTAGCACCGCTGGGCCTTCAGCTGAAAGGCTACTGGTAGACGGCCGTACAGTGAAGTACTTTGCGGATGAAGTCAAGGCCATCCTGGATATTGTCTTGACCTCTAATGCCAAGCAAACATCTGCAGATTTGAGAGCGCCAAATGGGTGCGATCCGCTCATTGTGGCCTTGGTCAAAAAGGCCCTGGATGACATTAAGACGAGGGAAATGGTCCGACGTGTATCGGAAAACAAGACCCAGTTCTCAGACGCTACTGACCTGAAGCTGATAATTGATCAGCTGCGGACGgcgttgaaggagaaggaagcccACCCCCCGAAGACGCCAGCGTCGGCAACGACACCTACAGTAGCCAAGCACACCAACGGAGTGAATGGCAGTGGCAACAATTCGGCCTCCTCTACACCAGTCCCACAAACGGCGCCTCAGCCACAGCAAGCCCTTCGATCCAAAGgaccacccccgcctcccaaGCCAGATTATTCGGCTGTCCTTTTTGAGTTTGCTGGTGGCAATGGTGATCGATACATGTTTCCGAAATTTAGCATTCTGGAACAGATGCCAATGTCTCCCGGAGCGGGTCAGCAAGTTGTGGCGTCTTTCCTGGTAGTCCGCCGGGGCAGCAAGTCAGAGTATCCGCAGGCGGACCCCGACCAAGATTATTACGAGCCCCTCACCGTGAGGCTCTTTGCCCCCAGCGGCCGCCACCTCGAGAATCTCTTTCGAGTTGTGGCTCCTCAGGAAGAGGTTCGGCGCTATATGGAGGGGATAAtggagacgatgacgaggtcaGAGTATGTTCTGCTGGCCATGCGGCTGCCGAGGCGCGACGGCACAGAGACAGAAGATACCGAGATGGGCGGAATAACCAACGGGGccgccaagaacaaggaagCCGAGAtggaagaaagggaaaagaagCCGGCACACCAAACCCCGTCTGCCCCGCAGGTTTTGTGGGCCACCAACCCGCCCAAGATCGAGATGACTGAGCTGAGTTCACGGTCTAGGGGTAGCGGCAAGCACCCCAAGGTGGAAATGCAGGAGCTGGCCTCACGgtcgagggggttggtgtatAATGGTGTGGAGGCAGCCGACGAAGATGCGCAGTACCAAAGCTTTATTGCGACGGTGGCTGGCAAGGCGAGCAGGGAGTag